The DNA segment CCTATCCAGTGCATACCCGCGACGCCATGAAGGGCCGGGTGGTGCTGGTGCTGGGTACCCGGGCCCGGCTGGCCTGGACCCGCAGCCGAAAAGAATTTCTCCTGGGCATAGAACGCCTGCTGAGCTCGGCCCTGGAACGGGTATTGCTCGAAGAAGCGCACCAGCGCATCAACCGCCTGCTGATCGAGGCCTGGTCGTACCCTTCCCGGCAGGTATACCAGCGCATCCTCGAGGCCGCGGTAGAACTGGTTCCGGGCAGCGATGCCGGTAGCCTGTGGGTGCGCGAGGAAGACGGGTTTACCTGTCAGGCCTCGGTGGGTTCGGTCTGGGCGTGTGATAAACGCTGGGATGAGGAGGCATTTCTGGCCTGGTATGCCCAGGATAAAGCCAAGGCCCTGCAGGGCCAGCCACGCATCCTGAGCCGAAGCCAGCTTGTAAGTGATGACCAGGGCGCCAACCTGTGTCTGCCGGTAACTCATCAGGGCCGGGTGCTGGCCTACCTGAACCTGGACAGCCTGCACGATAGCGAGGCTTTTGCCGAGGACTCCCTGGCCGCGGCAGAGCTTTTTGCCACACCCATTGCCACCCTGGTACACGAGCTGCAAAGCCGCAGCGCCCTGGAAAAAGCAGCCCTCACCGATGGCCTCACTGGGCTATACAACCGCCGCGCTTTCGACCTGCGCCTCAAGGAAGAGTTTGAGCGGGCTGCCCGCTACCAGTATCCCCTTACCTTGCTGGTGCTCGACCTGAAAAATTTCAAGCCCATCAACGACCGCCTGGGCCATGCCCTGGGCGATGAGGCCCTGATCGCAGTGGCTCGAGCGCTTACACAGGTGCAACGGGCCGGGGATATGGTGTTTCGCTGGGGGGGCGACGAGTTTGCAGTCTTGTTGCCCCAGACCCCCAAAGAAGGCGCCAGGGTGGTGGCTGCGCGTATCCTCGAGGCCATCTCCAGGATCTGCCTGAGCGGAATATGCCTGTCCGCCAACATTGGCTTCGCGAGCTTCCCCAGCGAGGCCCAGACCGCCGAGCACCTGCTGATTCTGGCCGACCAGCGCATGTACGCCGATAAAAACGGTACTTCTGCAGAAACCGGAACACAAGCTTTCGATCAATAGCCCAGTACTTGGGGTGATAAGAAACGTCTTTGATTTGGTCTTTTTCTGGGGCCCCCGCCTGAAGCGCGGGTAGCAACAGCCTGAAAAACGATGATGCCCTAACCTCTCCGTAACGGAACGGTTCAGGCGGGGTTCGTATGAGGGGTGTTTGGTCGGTGCGTAACTCCTACCGCTTAGAATAGGCCCTATGTTGAAGGCCGTTCCCGGAACCAACGACGTGTTTGCTCAGGCCAAGGAGTACCCTTTCCGTGAGCCGGTTTTTCGCTATATTGTCCAATCCGCCGAGGAGGTTTTGCGCGGGGCAGGGGCTCAGATGATCCATACCCCGATTATCGAGTACCTCGAGGTCTTCCAAAAAGGGGTGGGCCCGACCTCGGATATTGTGGTCAAAAAGGAAATGTTCGTGCTGGAAGACCGCGGTGGCCGACTGCTGGCACTGCGCCCCGAAC comes from the Meiothermus cerbereus DSM 11376 genome and includes:
- a CDS encoding diguanylate cyclase domain-containing protein, with product MALPYPIILATSLVVAAVVYAVKLDGIYALPWLMFFTATASSVYGLRVGLASALGSVLALLFFPSSLLDYLVMAVILALAAYLADQVGRSLRQAHRKARQLAQLQDVFLQGLEVVPRFLSREQLLRQLPTLLSQLLQGSQLRIWVPAGAGRLTLLEDSAAPAQDVSPSPLVHRALQESGLVWPEVETPKRHRPYELAVALRVRHETVAVLQFLRAEGWQKQELELFSRLALAMSRQLEHLHDLELRRLLLKVADHLASAGDKNKVADVTLRYLLPALGMEAGAVLQYRRGALRGLAWRIPRELRPKLTPLARTLPYRQGLAWQAYHSGTAQFSENYASLPEAIPEIAQLGFETLAAYPVHTRDAMKGRVVLVLGTRARLAWTRSRKEFLLGIERLLSSALERVLLEEAHQRINRLLIEAWSYPSRQVYQRILEAAVELVPGSDAGSLWVREEDGFTCQASVGSVWACDKRWDEEAFLAWYAQDKAKALQGQPRILSRSQLVSDDQGANLCLPVTHQGRVLAYLNLDSLHDSEAFAEDSLAAAELFATPIATLVHELQSRSALEKAALTDGLTGLYNRRAFDLRLKEEFERAARYQYPLTLLVLDLKNFKPINDRLGHALGDEALIAVARALTQVQRAGDMVFRWGGDEFAVLLPQTPKEGARVVAARILEAISRICLSGICLSANIGFASFPSEAQTAEHLLILADQRMYADKNGTSAETGTQAFDQ